ACTGTTTTTCGTGGCGGCCGAAATGCCCGTAGGCGGCAGTCAGGCGGAATTTTGGCTCGAGCAGTTCCAGGGTTTTGATAATGCCCTTCGGCGTCAGGTCAAAATGCTTGCGGATGAGTTGGGCTATGCGGGATTCAGGTACCCGATGCGTACCGTCGCAGAACACCATCAGCGAAACCGGTTTGGCCACGCCGATCGCGTACGCAACCTGGAGAGTACACTTGTCGGCTAGTCCTGAGGCCACCACGTTCTTGGCGATATAGCGCGCCATGTACGAGGCCGAGCGGTCCACCTTGGTGGCATCCTTGCCCGAAAACGCGCCGCCGCCGTGCGAAGCCATACCGCCATAGGTGTCGACTATGATCTTTCGCCCGGTCAGGCCGACATCGGAGATCGGCCCGCCGGTGACGAATTTGCCGGTCGGGTTGACGTAGTACTTGGTCTTGTTGTCCAGCATCCCCTTGGGAATTACCGGAAGAACCACCTTCTCGATTATCTGTTCCCGAGCCTGATTGGTAATGGACTTTCCGGAACGGTCGAGGATGTCCTCGGAATGCTGGGCCGAAACTACCACCGCCTCGACCCGGCTTGGTACACAATCCTTATACTCGACGGTTACCTGGGCTTTACCGTCGGGGCCGAGAAACGGCAGTATCTGCTTCTTTCGAACCGTGGCCAACTGCCGGGTAAGGCCGTGGGCCAGCATGATAGGCATGGGCATCAGCTCTTTGGTTTCGCGGCAGGCATAGCCGGTCATCAGGCCCTGGTCGCCGGCGCCGCCGCGATCCACGCCCTGCTTGATATCGGGAGATTGCTTCCCGATAGCATTGAGAATAGCGCAGGTGTCGAAAGTAAACCCGTACTCACGGCGGTCGTACCCGACGTCCTTGATCACGCCGCGCACCAGGCTGTCCGGATCGACATAGCTGGTGGTGGTTATCTCTCCGCCGACAATGACCAGTCGCCCGGTTA
The sequence above is a segment of the Candidatus Zixiibacteriota bacterium genome. Coding sequences within it:
- the metK gene encoding methionine adenosyltransferase, coding for MSRGNFLFTSESVTEGHPDKLADQISDAFLDSILAEDRRCRVACETFVTGRLVIVGGEITTTSYVDPDSLVRGVIKDVGYDRREYGFTFDTCAILNAIGKQSPDIKQGVDRGGAGDQGLMTGYACRETKELMPMPIMLAHGLTRQLATVRKKQILPFLGPDGKAQVTVEYKDCVPSRVEAVVVSAQHSEDILDRSGKSITNQAREQIIEKVVLPVIPKGMLDNKTKYYVNPTGKFVTGGPISDVGLTGRKIIVDTYGGMASHGGGAFSGKDATKVDRSASYMARYIAKNVVASGLADKCTLQVAYAIGVAKPVSLMVFCDGTHRVPESRIAQLIRKHFDLTPKGIIKTLELLEPKFRLTAAYGHFGRHEKQFTWENTDLAGTLAKEA